A single window of Vibrio sp. SCSIO 43137 DNA harbors:
- the nhaR gene encoding transcriptional activator NhaR: protein MSHLNYNHLYYFWMVCKQGSVTRAADALFLTPQTVTGQIKALEDRVNGKLTKRNGRSIEPTELGQLIYKYADRMFDLSYEMLDIVNYSQRSNLLFDVGVADALSKRLISKVLMTTISEESNIHLRCFESTHELLLEQLSQHKLDMILSDCPIDSSQLPGLYSKKLGECSLSFFYSGHLEKFSFPEILEQKKLLIPGGRTSMGRKVSAWFDQQGLQPSILGEFDDVALMKAFARYHSDVIYLAPDLYLAELNDEAAFQQIGKVKELKEEYYVIFAERMIQHPAVKSVCDSDFDSLFNPSL from the coding sequence ATGTCACATTTGAACTATAACCACCTCTACTATTTCTGGATGGTTTGTAAGCAGGGCTCTGTTACCCGTGCAGCAGACGCCCTTTTTTTGACACCACAAACGGTGACTGGTCAGATCAAGGCCCTTGAAGATAGGGTTAATGGCAAGCTGACTAAGAGAAACGGACGCAGCATAGAGCCAACGGAACTTGGCCAGCTTATTTATAAGTATGCGGACAGAATGTTTGATCTTAGTTATGAGATGTTGGATATCGTCAACTACAGTCAACGATCAAACCTGCTTTTTGATGTTGGTGTAGCAGATGCCTTATCAAAGCGTCTGATAAGTAAAGTATTAATGACCACGATTTCAGAAGAAAGCAATATTCATTTGCGCTGTTTTGAATCTACCCACGAGCTGTTGCTGGAACAACTTTCACAACATAAGCTGGATATGATTCTTTCTGACTGCCCTATAGACTCAAGCCAGTTACCCGGTTTGTATAGCAAAAAGTTAGGTGAGTGTTCATTAAGCTTCTTTTATTCGGGGCATCTGGAGAAGTTTAGTTTTCCGGAAATTCTTGAACAGAAGAAACTGTTGATCCCTGGCGGGCGGACTTCAATGGGAAGAAAAGTGTCAGCATGGTTCGATCAGCAGGGATTACAACCCAGTATTCTGGGTGAGTTTGATGATGTTGCCTTAATGAAGGCTTTTGCCCGCTATCACTCAGATGTTATATATCTGGCACCAGACTTATATTTGGCGGAACTTAATGATGAAGCGGCTTTCCAACAGATTGGAAAAGTGAAAGAGTTAAAAGAAGAGTATTACGTTATTTTTGCGGAAAGAATGATTCAGCATCCGGCAGTGAAAAGTGTTTGTGACTCAGATTTCGACTCCCTGTTTAATCCATCTTTATAG
- a CDS encoding thymidylate synthase encodes MKQYLDLCQRIVDQGVWVENERTGKRCLTVINADLCYDVASNQFPLVTTRKSFWKAAVAELLGYIRGYDNAEDFRKLGTKTWDANANLNQAWLNNPHRKGEDDMGRVYGVQGRAWSKPDGGSVDQLRQIVDDLTVGIDNRGEILNFYNPGEFHMGCLRPCMYSHHFSLLGDTLYLNSTQRSCDVPLGLNFNMVQVYVFLALMAQITGKKAGVAYHKIVNAHIYEDQLELMRDVQLKREPLAPAQFKINPDIKSLEDLETWVTLDDFEVTGYECHDAIKYPFSV; translated from the coding sequence GTGAAACAGTATTTAGATTTATGTCAGCGGATTGTTGATCAGGGAGTCTGGGTGGAGAATGAACGCACCGGAAAACGCTGCTTAACTGTAATCAATGCCGATCTTTGCTATGACGTGGCAAGTAATCAGTTTCCTCTGGTGACAACCCGGAAAAGCTTCTGGAAAGCCGCCGTCGCTGAACTGTTAGGTTATATACGCGGTTATGACAATGCGGAAGATTTCAGAAAACTGGGCACTAAAACCTGGGATGCGAATGCGAACCTGAATCAGGCATGGCTGAATAATCCTCATCGTAAGGGTGAAGATGATATGGGGCGTGTATACGGTGTTCAGGGGCGCGCTTGGAGCAAGCCTGATGGTGGCTCAGTTGACCAGCTTAGACAAATCGTCGATGACCTGACAGTAGGAATTGATAACCGTGGTGAGATCCTTAACTTCTATAACCCAGGTGAATTTCACATGGGCTGTCTGCGCCCCTGTATGTACAGTCACCACTTTTCTCTGTTAGGTGATACTCTCTATCTGAATAGCACTCAACGCTCTTGTGACGTCCCTCTGGGGCTGAATTTTAATATGGTTCAGGTTTATGTCTTTCTGGCACTGATGGCGCAGATCACAGGTAAGAAAGCGGGAGTGGCCTACCACAAGATTGTAAATGCCCATATTTATGAAGATCAGCTTGAGTTAATGCGGGATGTTCAGTTAAAGCGTGAGCCGTTGGCTCCTGCTCAGTTTAAAATTAACCCGGATATAAAGAGTCTCGAAGATCTGGAAACATGGGTGACTCTGGATGACTTTGAAGTAACGGGTTATGAATGTCACGATGCTATCAAATACCCATTCTCTGTATAA
- a CDS encoding ArsR/SmtB family transcription factor, with protein sequence MNLQEMERNSAKAVALLKAMANERRLQILCILHEQELSVGELCTMLELSQSALSQHLAWLRRDGLVATRKEAQTVYYSLSSHEVKEMIKLLHSLYCPA encoded by the coding sequence ATGAACCTACAGGAAATGGAGAGAAACTCCGCTAAGGCTGTGGCCTTATTGAAAGCGATGGCGAATGAAAGAAGGCTTCAGATTTTGTGCATTCTTCATGAACAAGAGCTTTCTGTAGGTGAACTTTGTACTATGCTGGAACTTAGCCAGTCTGCTTTATCGCAACATCTGGCATGGCTTCGACGGGATGGACTTGTTGCCACAAGAAAAGAAGCACAGACAGTTTATTACTCTCTGAGTAGCCACGAGGTGAAAGAGATGATTAAACTACTGCACTCTCTTTACTGCCCTGCATAA
- a CDS encoding Na/Pi symporter has protein sequence MNQATTAASSATHQKSKNWIRWANLVFMLYLLLLAVSMVGSGFKLATGEQAKTLFEFASHPVAGLMIGLVATALIQSSSTVTSIIVGLVAGGLPVATAIPMIMGANIGTTVTNTLVSLGHLRCKHEFKRAFASATIHDFFNLLAVIIFLPLEMMFGILDKISHWLVSPMLATGDMSIKGFNFIKPITKPVVSALKEPLSSMGDVFGGIALIIIGIATVFLAITVMGKLMKKLMVGRAKDILQSAIGKGPLHGIVSGSVVTVLVQSSSTTTSLMVPLVGTGVLKVRDVYPFTLGANIGTCITALLAATAVTGEYAVFALQIALVHLTFNILATVFIFGIPFLRDLPLKGADIISELAMKNKAVVVAYLISVFIIMPGTILAFTV, from the coding sequence ATGAACCAAGCGACAACAGCAGCATCGTCTGCAACGCATCAGAAATCTAAAAACTGGATTCGCTGGGCAAACTTGGTATTCATGCTTTATTTACTGCTACTGGCAGTTTCTATGGTTGGTAGTGGTTTTAAACTTGCAACTGGTGAACAAGCTAAAACTCTGTTTGAGTTCGCTTCACACCCTGTTGCCGGCCTGATGATAGGTCTGGTTGCCACCGCCCTGATTCAATCTTCCAGTACAGTAACCTCTATTATCGTTGGTCTGGTTGCCGGCGGACTTCCTGTTGCTACTGCAATACCTATGATCATGGGTGCCAATATTGGTACTACTGTCACCAACACTCTGGTGAGCTTAGGCCACCTGCGTTGTAAACATGAGTTTAAGCGCGCCTTTGCCAGTGCCACTATTCATGACTTCTTTAACCTGCTGGCTGTGATTATCTTCCTGCCACTGGAGATGATGTTCGGCATTCTGGATAAGATCTCTCACTGGTTAGTATCTCCAATGCTGGCTACCGGTGATATGAGCATTAAAGGCTTCAACTTTATTAAGCCAATTACTAAGCCTGTTGTCTCTGCCCTGAAAGAGCCTCTATCTTCAATGGGTGACGTATTCGGTGGTATCGCACTGATTATTATTGGTATTGCTACCGTATTCCTCGCTATCACGGTTATGGGTAAGCTAATGAAGAAGCTTATGGTTGGTCGTGCAAAAGATATTCTTCAGAGCGCTATCGGTAAAGGCCCTCTTCACGGTATCGTTTCTGGTTCTGTAGTTACTGTACTTGTACAGTCTTCATCTACAACCACAAGCCTGATGGTTCCACTGGTGGGTACAGGTGTATTGAAAGTACGTGACGTTTATCCGTTTACTCTTGGTGCTAATATCGGTACCTGTATTACCGCTCTGCTTGCAGCAACAGCGGTAACGGGTGAGTACGCAGTGTTTGCCCTGCAGATTGCCCTTGTGCACCTCACCTTTAATATTCTGGCGACAGTGTTTATCTTTGGTATTCCATTCCTGAGAGATCTGCCTCTGAAAGGTGCTGATATCATCTCTGAGCTGGCAATGAAGAACAAAGCTGTAGTAGTTGCTTACCTGATTAGCGTATTTATTATTATGCCCGGTACGATTCTGGCGTTTACGGTATAA
- the murJ gene encoding murein biosynthesis integral membrane protein MurJ, protein MSKRLLKSGMIVSLMTLVSRVLGLVRDVVVANLMGAGASADVFFFANKIPNFLRRLFAEGAFSQAFVPVLTEYQAQGDKEKTRQLIARVSGTLGVLVTIVTLVGVLGSGVVTALFGAGWFIDWLNGGPSAHKYELASFMLKITFPYLWFITFVALSGSILNTLGKFAVSSFTPVFLNVMIIASALFISPNLQQPEVGLAIGVFLGGLVQFLFQIPFLIKEGALVKPQWGWRDPGVVKIRTLMIPALFGVSVSQINLLFDTFIASFLATGSISWLYYSDRLLEFPLGLFGIAIATVILPALSRKHVDSHNQGFRSTMDWGVRMVLLLGFPAMLGLMVLSKPMLMVLFMRGEFTPHDVNQASMSLIAYASGLLNFMLIKVLAPGYYSRQDTKTPVKYGIIAMVSNMVFNAIFAYFYGYVGLAMATALSAFVNMALLYRGLHMAGVYSVTKQTLSFSLRLLLAGSAMVAGLHWLTPEMSQWLDWGITERVMMLAFYIGVGGLSYVITALILGIRLNHLKAVTD, encoded by the coding sequence GTGAGTAAGCGACTCCTGAAATCAGGCATGATTGTCAGCCTGATGACTCTGGTTTCACGTGTATTGGGTTTAGTACGTGATGTGGTAGTGGCCAACTTAATGGGAGCCGGTGCAAGCGCTGACGTTTTCTTTTTTGCCAATAAAATTCCTAATTTCCTGAGAAGACTGTTTGCTGAAGGGGCTTTTTCTCAGGCTTTTGTTCCTGTTCTGACAGAGTATCAGGCTCAGGGAGATAAAGAGAAGACCAGACAGCTGATTGCCCGTGTATCCGGTACTCTTGGTGTGCTGGTGACTATTGTTACTCTTGTCGGCGTATTAGGCTCTGGTGTGGTTACGGCACTGTTTGGTGCCGGCTGGTTTATTGACTGGCTGAATGGCGGGCCATCTGCACACAAATATGAACTGGCCAGCTTTATGCTGAAAATTACTTTTCCCTATTTGTGGTTTATCACTTTTGTGGCTCTGTCCGGCTCAATACTGAATACACTGGGCAAGTTTGCTGTCTCCTCATTTACACCTGTTTTCCTGAACGTGATGATTATTGCGTCGGCTCTGTTTATTTCACCTAATCTGCAGCAGCCGGAAGTCGGGCTGGCTATTGGGGTATTTCTTGGGGGTTTAGTGCAGTTTTTATTTCAGATCCCGTTTCTTATTAAAGAGGGAGCACTGGTGAAACCACAATGGGGCTGGCGTGATCCCGGAGTAGTAAAGATCCGCACCCTGATGATACCTGCACTTTTTGGTGTTTCTGTCAGTCAGATAAACCTTTTGTTTGATACCTTTATTGCCAGCTTTCTTGCTACCGGCTCTATAAGCTGGCTCTATTATTCAGATCGTCTGCTGGAGTTTCCCCTTGGCCTGTTTGGTATCGCCATTGCCACAGTGATTCTTCCTGCTCTGTCCAGAAAGCATGTCGATTCTCATAATCAGGGCTTCCGCAGCACCATGGACTGGGGAGTCAGAATGGTGCTACTGCTGGGCTTCCCGGCAATGCTCGGACTAATGGTTCTGTCTAAACCTATGTTAATGGTGCTGTTTATGCGCGGGGAGTTTACTCCTCATGATGTTAATCAGGCCTCCATGTCTCTTATTGCTTATGCTTCCGGCTTGCTGAACTTTATGTTGATAAAGGTGCTGGCTCCGGGGTACTACTCCCGTCAGGATACTAAGACTCCAGTGAAGTACGGCATTATCGCTATGGTGTCTAATATGGTGTTTAACGCTATCTTCGCCTATTTTTACGGTTATGTTGGTCTGGCAATGGCTACCGCCTTATCGGCCTTTGTTAATATGGCTCTGCTGTACCGTGGCCTGCATATGGCGGGTGTATATAGTGTCACTAAGCAGACCCTCTCTTTTTCTCTGAGATTATTGCTGGCCGGATCTGCTATGGTGGCAGGGTTACACTGGTTAACTCCGGAAATGTCACAGTGGCTTGACTGGGGGATTACTGAGAGAGTAATGATGCTGGCTTTTTACATTGGCGTTGGCGGGTTAAGCTATGTAATTACCGCGCTGATATTAGGGATACGTTTAAATCACCTAAAAGCGGTTACGGACTAA
- the rpsT gene encoding 30S ribosomal protein S20, translated as MANSKSAKKRAIQAEKRRQHNASRRSMMRTYMKKTIAAIEAGDKEAATAAFAAVTPILDRMATKGLIHKNKAARHKSRFNAAIKAL; from the coding sequence TTGGCAAACAGTAAATCTGCTAAGAAGCGCGCTATCCAAGCTGAAAAACGTCGTCAGCACAATGCTAGCCGTCGTTCTATGATGCGCACTTACATGAAAAAAACTATCGCTGCTATCGAAGCGGGCGATAAAGAAGCTGCAACTGCTGCATTCGCTGCAGTTACACCTATCCTAGACCGTATGGCGACTAAAGGCCTTATTCATAAGAATAAAGCAGCACGTCATAAGTCTCGTTTCAACGCCGCTATCAAAGCACTTTAA
- the ribF gene encoding bifunctional riboflavin kinase/FAD synthetase, whose translation MELIRGIHNIKTQHKGCVLTIGNFDGVHLGHMRVLAQLCAKAKQLELPSVVMTFEPQPMELFAGDRAPARLTRLRDKYVQLSKLKIDRLLCVNFNKRFADWPAESFIRDLLVDKLGVKYLVVGDDFCFGRERAGNFDMLKKAGEKYGFEVVNTESFCVQEHRVSSTSIRKALADNEIAQAERYLGRAYSISGRVSHGQKLGRTIGFPTANIPLKRCVSPVSGVYVVQVHGVDESSYGGVANIGQRPTVNGVRQQLEVHLFEFNKNLYGKQLEVSLLKKLREEKRFESFEALKQQIELDAEAARVWLHQLEN comes from the coding sequence ATGGAATTGATCCGGGGTATACATAACATTAAAACACAACATAAAGGCTGTGTTTTAACCATAGGGAATTTTGATGGTGTCCATTTAGGGCATATGAGAGTTCTGGCTCAGTTGTGCGCTAAGGCGAAACAACTGGAACTGCCTTCGGTGGTGATGACCTTTGAACCGCAGCCCATGGAACTGTTTGCAGGAGATAGAGCTCCGGCAAGACTGACCCGGCTGAGAGATAAGTATGTTCAACTGAGTAAGCTCAAGATTGATCGGCTGCTTTGTGTTAACTTCAATAAACGCTTTGCTGACTGGCCGGCGGAATCCTTTATCCGTGATTTACTGGTTGATAAGCTCGGGGTGAAATATCTGGTTGTCGGTGATGATTTCTGCTTTGGCAGAGAGAGAGCCGGTAACTTTGATATGCTGAAAAAAGCCGGAGAAAAATACGGCTTCGAAGTGGTGAACACGGAAAGTTTTTGTGTTCAGGAACACAGAGTAAGTAGTACTTCGATACGTAAGGCCTTGGCAGATAATGAGATTGCTCAGGCAGAGAGATATCTGGGAAGAGCATATAGCATCAGCGGACGCGTCTCTCACGGGCAGAAGCTGGGTAGAACCATAGGGTTTCCTACCGCGAATATCCCGCTGAAACGATGCGTCTCTCCGGTGTCCGGGGTTTATGTGGTACAGGTGCATGGGGTGGATGAGTCATCTTATGGTGGCGTTGCCAATATCGGCCAACGTCCGACAGTAAATGGCGTTCGTCAGCAACTTGAAGTGCACCTGTTTGAATTTAATAAAAACCTTTATGGTAAACAGCTTGAGGTTTCTTTGCTGAAGAAACTGAGAGAAGAGAAACGTTTTGAGTCGTTTGAAGCGTTAAAACAACAAATTGAATTGGATGCTGAGGCAGCAAGGGTGTGGCTGCATCAGCTAGAGAATTAG